From the genome of Geoglobus ahangari, one region includes:
- a CDS encoding ArsR/SmtB family transcription factor yields MDDRSSISELATVCEALGNSVRLRILKKLCEREWYVYELAKELGISRQLIYLHIRKLEKAGLVEGEIRFDPSDPRAKKFYRARKFRIVVDNETLRRIEEE; encoded by the coding sequence ATGGATGACCGGAGTAGCATCAGCGAACTCGCTACAGTTTGCGAGGCCCTCGGAAACTCTGTGAGGCTTAGAATACTGAAGAAGCTCTGCGAGAGAGAGTGGTACGTGTACGAGCTCGCTAAAGAGCTCGGTATTTCGAGACAGCTCATTTACCTGCACATAAGAAAGCTTGAGAAGGCGGGGCTTGTTGAGGGTGAGATCAGGTTCGATCCCAGCGACCCGAGGGCGAAGAAGTTTTACAGGGCGAGAAAATTCAGAATTGTTGTGGATAACGAAACTCTGAGGAGGATTGAGGAGGAATGA
- a CDS encoding ATP/GTP-binding protein has translation MNIILLGPAGSGKSTIAESFSKYLEDEGYSAGVVNLDSASPPRYSPISDVREFVRAEEVMEKEGLGINGALLRSMELAAEHLDDLIPKDGWDFVIYDTPGQLELFMYTSFGRELVSRLESFTVGVFLADSTRVTSPSTYSAMIAQSAIVTLMLEIPSITAFNKSDRARVKEFEHYARELEGEGVLGEFFEKLLKFVEATSVIYRPVLVSAKTGEGFDELFSAVNEVFCACGDLS, from the coding sequence TTGAACATCATACTCCTCGGACCTGCGGGCAGCGGAAAGAGCACAATCGCTGAGAGCTTCTCCAAGTACCTTGAGGATGAAGGATACTCCGCAGGGGTGGTCAACCTCGACTCTGCGTCTCCACCAAGATACAGCCCCATCTCGGACGTCAGGGAGTTTGTCAGGGCAGAGGAGGTGATGGAGAAAGAGGGGCTCGGTATAAACGGGGCGCTGCTGAGGAGCATGGAGCTTGCAGCAGAGCACCTCGACGACCTGATCCCGAAAGACGGCTGGGACTTCGTGATATACGACACCCCCGGCCAGCTCGAACTCTTCATGTACACGAGCTTTGGCAGGGAGCTTGTAAGCAGGCTCGAGTCGTTCACGGTGGGCGTGTTTCTGGCAGACTCGACGAGAGTCACCTCTCCCTCCACATACTCCGCCATGATTGCCCAGTCCGCGATAGTGACCCTGATGCTCGAGATACCGTCGATAACGGCCTTCAACAAGTCCGACAGGGCGAGAGTGAAAGAGTTCGAGCACTACGCGAGGGAGCTCGAAGGGGAGGGCGTGCTGGGGGAGTTCTTCGAAAAGCTTCTGAAGTTCGTAGAGGCAACGAGCGTGATCTACAGGCCGGTGCTCGTCTCCGCTAAGACCGGAGAGGGTTTCGACGAGCTGTTCTCAGCCGTCAACGAGGTCTTCTGTGCCTGCGGAGACCTCAGCTGA
- the prs gene encoding ribose-phosphate diphosphokinase, with protein sequence MKLIPGTNGEIAVKIGRFLGESPDFIQIEKLPYGEKYVRIPFDVGREVAVVNTFFPNPDEILFESRLIGEILRERGAEEIVLVAPYLAYSRRRTAIYGEAKSLETVMDILGVFDRIVAVDFYGHVSSVECISAMPLLAEYIEEEFDLKDPVVLGPDEFSTNWLDAFSEKLGAETAVIKKIRIDAKNVVVSKIEADVRGRDVVIADDIIATGATVIQSAKKLRSMGAKRIFVAVTHALLDKEVYASILKSGIEEVIATDTVLSPVSRVSVAEMIAGLLR encoded by the coding sequence ATGAAGCTTATTCCCGGCACAAACGGGGAGATTGCGGTAAAAATCGGCAGGTTTCTCGGTGAAAGTCCGGACTTCATACAGATAGAGAAGCTGCCCTACGGGGAGAAGTACGTTCGAATCCCCTTCGACGTTGGTCGCGAGGTTGCCGTGGTCAACACCTTTTTCCCAAATCCTGACGAGATTCTGTTCGAGTCGAGGCTCATAGGGGAGATACTCAGGGAGCGCGGTGCCGAGGAGATTGTGCTCGTAGCACCCTATCTCGCCTACTCGAGGAGAAGGACGGCGATTTATGGAGAAGCCAAATCACTCGAGACCGTGATGGACATTCTGGGTGTCTTCGACAGAATAGTGGCCGTGGACTTTTACGGGCACGTCAGCTCGGTGGAGTGCATATCCGCCATGCCCCTTCTGGCTGAATACATCGAGGAGGAATTCGATCTCAAAGATCCGGTTGTCCTCGGGCCTGATGAGTTCTCCACCAACTGGCTCGACGCATTCTCCGAGAAACTGGGGGCTGAGACAGCGGTGATAAAGAAGATCAGGATCGACGCCAAGAATGTCGTGGTCTCGAAAATAGAGGCGGATGTTAGAGGGAGGGACGTGGTCATAGCGGACGACATAATCGCTACCGGCGCGACTGTAATCCAGTCGGCAAAGAAGCTGAGGAGCATGGGGGCTAAGAGAATATTCGTGGCCGTGACTCATGCTCTGCTCGACAAGGAGGTTTACGCGTCCATCCTCAAGTCCGGGATAGAGGAGGTCATC